In the Mytilus trossulus isolate FHL-02 chromosome 1, PNRI_Mtr1.1.1.hap1, whole genome shotgun sequence genome, one interval contains:
- the LOC134688331 gene encoding transcription initiation factor TFIID subunit 3-like isoform X4, producing MSGEYSYQVLKVCVAQICQNLGWNSTQSTPLELLTDILERYLVQVGKVTHRYAEQFGRTEPNIDDIGLAFRHLNVSPSELGEYIKNADPLPYAHDVVAFPVPKKPNLQFPKPDCREVFTRDESIPEYMPLMHPELEEEESVSTEPSTDTRVTGLLPVPILNQISTSPVDGTVVDKHASTPPDGPPFKRRRLDSGALPEDAGPSLYEMKSVIISTSGDHTPTHGKAGKLPDPRTPPQGYPKKAKESPKPSPIKQSKKSAAKEKSDSNKEKIERDLFSETVFVPSSSKSDSKDVHTEIVRPKSTVVSPPGYGPRSKSPGQAKSPKGPGRPPGRPPKSPGRPPLKKSPGRPPMQRSPGRPPLSRSPGRSPFQRSPGRPPLHRSPSRPQSGRSPGRPPKSPRGRPRGFIPVVVKPNRPADIETIERNILERMSPNSQISNEDIKDVVSTPTTEQPIDLSLSGKSTESSVSEVVVKTEENEENSQDGSSKLVIVEQSHRPRGRPPISPEKKMARLAAIDDIIDSVIAKSSKNEETIEDKKPVPHFANSDDENKIESKDKKTIFDDGESFDAYVTNVNLDDMQTEVVSEVTIKTEAPEGKDDVNNITLPTGEKIPPLPPPLLTSPPIKRPKGRPKGSGKKKLTTPVKEKSKLKQTVLSETISQVNIFENKSPEIKSPEKKPMDPWMAAMSAAGLSVSVRPPEPEEDTMPATQDTDVSETVEVENVTIEVGNETVEVKTEPSEIRNEPVVIKTEPMETVKDDSKVKGKSEKSEKSEKSKEHKKKKEKKKKNKNKDRDKEKSKKDKGRETYFPTKLKIKFGGASNKCESTRVIMSPRTESSPSESPRQEGLKLVIKKTTPQISETKPASPSVTSVKKEPKTKEIKKEPKPGLVIEEDPPILTPEPPKTATPPPPVLRVPSPVPRKNPSKLSIPELPRGVVPSPPPPNLSQPSTSSVPRKREPEAKKFPSPAPTEIKTSPVQTTSTPPSSPPHRPESPVEHVNSPHSDTPSTSPYHSPSPSPGPSNPREKFELPPMPPPSIVPPPLPPPSKPSSVQRTVVAETIGTFIDATGQKVWICPTCKMPDDGSPMIGCDICDDWYHWVCVGIKEDPPEDQSWYCTKCMAPKKQSKRGRKKGSGAGRGRGKKPA from the exons ATGTCTGGAGAATACAGTTACCAGGTTCTAAAAGTGTGTGTTGCACAAATCTGTCAGAATCTAGGTTGGAATTCGACACAATCAACACCACTAGAACTTTTGACAGATATTCTAGAACGCTACCTGGTGCAAGTGGGGAAAGTAACTCACAGATATGCTGAACAAT tTGGAAGAACAGAACCCAATATAGATGACATAGGTTTAGCCTTCCGTCATTTGAATGTCAGTCCGAGTGAGTTAGGAGAATACATTAAGAATGCAGATCCTTTACCATACGCTCATGATGTGGTGGCATTTCCTGTTCCAAAGAAACCTAATCTACAATTCCCTAAACCAGACTGTAGAGAGGTGTTCACAAGGGATGAATCTATACCAGAGTATATGCCACTCATGCATCCGGAACTGGAAG aggAAGAGTCTGTGTCTACTGAACCCAGTACAGATACAAGAGTAACAGGATTATTACCAGTTCCAATATTGAATCAGATATCAACAAGTCCAGTAGATGGCACTGTAGTAGACAAACATGCTAGCACACCACCAGATGGACCTCCATTTAAAAGAAGACG GTTAGACAGTGGTGCTCTTCCTGAAGACGCTGGGCCATCattatatgaaatgaaaagtGTGATTATATCTACGTCAGGAGATCATACACCAACTCATGGCAAAGCTGGTAAACTTCCGGATCCAAGAACACCACCTCAGGGATATCCTAAAAAGGCTAAAGAATCACCCAAACCATCCCCTATCAAACAGTCAAAGAAATCAGCAGCAAAAGAAAAGTCAgattcaaataaagaaaaaattgaaagagatctattttctgaaactgtgtttGTGCCAAGTTCTTCCAAATCTGATTCAAAAGATGTACACACAGAAATAGTAAGACCGAAATCCACTGTAGTATCACCACCAGGTTATGGGCCTAGATCTAAATCTCCTGGTCAGGCCAAAAGTCCTAAAGGCCCTGGACGACCACCAGGTAGACCTCCAAAAAGTCCAGGGAGACCACCTTTAAAGAAAAGTCCAGGTAGACCTCCCATGCAGAGAAGTCCTGGTAGACCTCCTTTATCTAGAAGCCCAGGTAGATCACCCTTCCAAAGAAGTCCAGGAAGACCACCTTTACATAGGAGTCCAAGTCGACCTCAATCTGGAAGAAGTCCTGGCCGTCCACCAAAAAGTCCTAGAGGCAGACCCAGAGGATTTATTCCTGTGGTGGTTAAACCTAATCGTCCAGCAGATATAGAAACAATTGAGAGAAATATATTAGAAAGAATGTCACCAAATTCACAAATCTCAAACGAAGATATTAAAGATGTTGTTTCAACACCAACAACTGAACAGCCAATTGATTTGTCTCTGTCTGGAAAATCTACAGAATCATCTGTCAGTGAGGTTGTTGTTAAGactgaagaaaatgaagaaaattcaCAAGATGGGTCTTCTAAACTTGTAATCGTAGAACAGTCTCACAGGCCACGTGGAAGACCACCCATCagtccagaaaagaaaatggCAAGATTAGCTGCCATTGATGACATTATTGATTCAGTTATTGCAAAATCATCTAAAAATGAAGAAACCATCGAGGATAAGAAACCAGTCCCTCATTTTGCTAATTctgatgatgaaaataaaattgaatcgaaagataaaaaaacaatattcgaTGACGGAGAATCATTTGATGCTTATGTCACAAATGTTAATTTGGATGACATGCAGACTGAGGTCGTATCAGAGGTCACTATTAAAACTGAGGCACCTGAGGGGAAGGATGATGTTAATAATATCACTTTACCAACTGGGGAGAAAATACCACCGCTACCACCACCACTGCTTACATCACCACctataaaaagaccaaaaggaCGTCCAAAGGGTTCgggaaaaaagaaattaacaacaccAGTTAAGGAAAAGTCGAAGCTAAAACAAACTGTTCTGTCTGAAACTATAAGTCaggtaaatatttttgaaaacaaatcacCAGAAATCAAAAGTCCTGAAAAGAAGCCAATGGATCCATGGATGGCAGCTATGTCAGCGGCAGGTCTGTCTGTATCAGTACGGCCACCTGAACCAGAGGAAGATACAATGCCTGCAACTCAAGATACAGACGTGTCAGAGACAGTGGAGGTAGAAAATGTCACTATTGAAGTAGGGAATGAAACAGTAGAAGTTAAGACAGAGCCAAGTGAAATCAGAAATGAACCAGTTGTTATTAAAACAGAACCTATGGAAACAGTTAAAGATGATAGCAAAGTAAAGGGAAAATCAGAGAAATctgaaaaatctgaaaaatcaaag gaACACAAgaagaagaaagaaaagaaaaagaaaaacaagaacaaagaCAGGGAcaaggaaaaaagtaaaaaggaCAAAGGTCGTGAG aCGTATTTCCCAACCAAGTTGAAGATAAAATTTGGTGGTGCATCAAATAAATGTGAAAGTACTCGTGTGATAATGTCTCCTCGAACAGAGTCATCACCTAGTGAATCTCCTAGACAAGAAGGCCTTAAACT AGTAATAAAGAAGACCACACCACAGATCTCTGAAACCAAACCAGCATCACCCTCTGTAACATCAGTAAAGAAAGAGCCAAAAactaaagaaataaagaaagagCCTAAACCAGGACTTGTGATAGAGGAGGACCCCCCTATTCTCACACCAGAACCTCCAAAAACAGCTACTCCTCCACCTCCTGTTCTTAGGGTGCCATCGCCTGTTCCTCGTAAAAATCCTAGTAAACTTTCTATTCCAGAGCTACCTCGAGGTGTTGTTCCATCCCCACCCCCACCAAATCTGTCACAGCCATCTACATCCAGTGTACCAAGAAAACGTGAACCTGAAGCTAAAAAATTTCCTTCCCCTGCCCCCACAGAAATTAAGACATCCCCGGTGCAAACCACATCTACACCTCCATCATCACCTCCTCATCGTCCAGAATCACCGGTGGAGCACGTCAATTCTCCTCATAGTGACACACCATCTACCAGTCCATACCATTCTCCATCTCCTTCTCCAGGTCCCTCTAACCCCAGAGAGAAGTTTGAATTGCCTCCTATGCCCCCACCCTCTATAGTTCCTCCCCCTCTTCCTCCTCCATCCAAGCCATCATCAGTACAGAGAACAGTAGTAGCAGAAACCATTGGAACCTTCATA